In Brevibacillus brevis NBRC 100599, a single genomic region encodes these proteins:
- a CDS encoding DUF2716 domain-containing protein produces the protein MDNWIPLSDEQYRLIWDKFYKDFDFKPSIHSSDWPSFHIPVSFVTFDITEYIDEDIDDLEEKCITNLRAVTGSDEYIYALDWHHECYLYNPYLENTSGRIGFYPDGDYYFFLNKEFKWGYLGHPWEQSISIFGEELIHQFETNRPTMFGKIVRSNR, from the coding sequence ATGGATAATTGGATTCCATTGTCGGATGAGCAATATCGCCTGATTTGGGATAAATTTTATAAGGATTTCGATTTCAAACCAAGCATTCATAGCAGTGATTGGCCTTCGTTTCATATACCAGTTTCTTTTGTTACATTTGATATTACTGAATATATAGATGAGGATATCGATGATCTGGAGGAGAAGTGTATTACCAACCTTAGAGCGGTAACTGGGTCTGACGAATATATCTACGCACTGGATTGGCACCACGAGTGCTATCTCTACAATCCGTATCTAGAGAATACAAGTGGAAGGATAGGGTTTTACCCAGATGGTGACTATTACTTCTTTTTGAATAAAGAGTTTAAGTGGGGATATTTAGGGCATCCCTGGGAACAATCAATTAGCATTTTTGGAGAAGAACTTATTCATCAGTTTGAAACCAATAGACCAACTATGTTTGGAAAGATAGTGCGCAGTAATCGATGA
- a CDS encoding NACHT domain-containing protein translates to MEIVSSILLSITSNFIYDLAKSFKKVNKKSIEQTVSHSFEGLELELFNLDSGAFSTFLNLYSTRVIFVDYIKYNAFTKSSVASIDKKITKEKFLDKISNASLQYVEDISDKKLNKIDVKKYFKTILEILEKKLINDLPFELMVLHHQINKLLLNIEDRIIDTLKNKPIDIKEEDEETLKEYVEMLKEVHKKNHVYGIDRIDLAKFYILPELRVEVEKTSLRAIAKNVNWTNLFAFSNLVSVIGGPGYGKTLFLKYLTQNYTKLNIYGSEALLPIYCNLKDFSQKSLVERSYSIEDFLIDSMVSNTGIDCSKITKNFLKNYLASGKCLILFDALDEVETVERERISNVIVTFFKYSNKHNKVCLTTRDRGLIPDTPIVFSVCPVTIRQVNSYLNKMVSLGKFHKEDVPIFTSQCEGLIKSEFLTNFLMVALMVSIYKAERELPDTKIQLYEKCTEYIARRRELKDKKVRFNYSLFRTIIDNDATFEKLSELSKRNNKEVRRTQIVELLTEVYKKRYLDENKLLDAIEEFLDFCAERTDLYVQGSDESHYKFFHRSFFEYFYANLIVKEMTNEQLLDEFTHYGEDSEIFENCFSILRKNNYDRYIEFVDYIFDEVDKFISTGETDLIFLRIIYHAVVSLDEEYFEERFYTWCFSPFKLITRMQRFSSQESRAITNKVYARRNCEDDLIKYYSEELMLCALIDDLFEESYLTSVRLGFGYLIIAVSRKMSDEKMKMIKSELYELMTESVTKLLTKYDIEFDWRLELEEDISHDFDTVFKSCQKKYYKGLNLVLEK, encoded by the coding sequence ATGGAAATAGTAAGTTCTATTCTATTGAGTATTACTTCGAACTTTATTTATGATTTAGCTAAAAGTTTTAAGAAAGTAAACAAAAAATCGATAGAGCAAACGGTTTCTCATTCCTTTGAAGGGCTAGAGCTGGAATTGTTTAATCTTGATTCTGGGGCCTTCTCAACATTTCTTAATTTATATTCAACAAGAGTAATATTCGTAGATTATATAAAATATAATGCATTTACTAAAAGCTCTGTAGCGTCTATAGATAAAAAGATAACTAAAGAAAAATTTTTAGACAAAATTTCGAATGCATCACTTCAATATGTTGAAGATATAAGTGACAAGAAACTGAATAAAATTGATGTTAAAAAATACTTTAAAACAATACTTGAAATTCTAGAAAAAAAACTCATTAATGATCTCCCATTTGAGCTAATGGTCTTACATCATCAAATAAATAAACTATTATTAAATATTGAAGATAGAATAATTGATACTTTAAAAAATAAACCAATTGATATAAAAGAAGAGGACGAAGAGACGCTAAAAGAATATGTAGAAATGTTGAAGGAGGTTCATAAAAAAAATCACGTTTATGGGATAGATAGAATAGATCTAGCAAAATTCTATATTCTTCCTGAACTGCGTGTTGAAGTAGAAAAAACGTCATTAAGAGCTATTGCAAAGAATGTAAATTGGACTAATTTGTTTGCTTTTTCAAATTTGGTTTCTGTCATCGGTGGACCTGGATATGGCAAAACTCTATTTTTAAAGTACCTCACGCAAAATTATACAAAGCTAAACATTTATGGATCAGAAGCATTATTACCTATTTATTGTAACTTGAAAGACTTTAGCCAAAAATCTTTAGTTGAGAGATCATATTCGATAGAAGATTTTTTAATTGATAGTATGGTAAGCAATACTGGAATAGATTGTAGTAAAATAACGAAAAACTTTTTGAAAAATTATCTCGCTTCTGGTAAATGTTTGATCCTATTTGATGCTCTTGATGAAGTAGAAACAGTGGAGAGAGAAAGAATATCAAATGTAATTGTAACTTTTTTTAAGTATTCAAATAAACATAACAAAGTCTGTCTAACAACGAGAGATAGGGGGTTAATTCCTGATACCCCAATTGTGTTTAGTGTTTGTCCAGTTACTATAAGACAAGTAAATTCATATTTGAATAAAATGGTCTCACTTGGTAAATTCCATAAAGAAGATGTTCCTATATTTACAAGTCAATGTGAGGGGTTAATAAAAAGTGAATTTTTAACAAATTTTTTAATGGTAGCATTAATGGTGAGTATTTATAAAGCAGAAAGAGAATTGCCAGACACCAAAATTCAATTATATGAAAAGTGTACTGAGTATATAGCTAGGAGAAGGGAACTAAAGGATAAGAAAGTTAGATTTAATTATAGTTTGTTTAGAACCATCATTGATAATGATGCTACTTTTGAGAAGTTATCCGAACTTTCAAAACGAAATAATAAGGAGGTCAGACGTACTCAAATTGTCGAGTTATTAACGGAAGTATACAAGAAAAGGTATTTAGACGAGAATAAATTGTTGGATGCTATAGAAGAGTTCCTAGATTTTTGTGCTGAACGAACAGACTTATATGTCCAAGGAAGTGATGAGAGTCATTATAAATTTTTTCATAGATCATTTTTTGAATATTTTTATGCGAATTTAATAGTAAAAGAAATGACTAATGAGCAATTGTTAGATGAATTTACACATTATGGAGAGGATAGTGAAATTTTCGAGAATTGCTTTTCTATCCTCAGAAAAAATAATTACGACCGTTATATTGAATTTGTTGATTACATATTTGATGAAGTTGATAAATTTATTTCGACAGGAGAAACTGATTTGATTTTTTTGAGAATTATTTATCATGCCGTAGTTTCACTTGACGAAGAATATTTCGAAGAAAGATTTTATACGTGGTGTTTTAGCCCATTCAAGCTTATTACACGAATGCAGCGTTTTTCTTCGCAGGAAAGTCGAGCTATTACCAATAAAGTTTATGCTAGAAGAAATTGTGAGGACGACTTGATAAAATACTATAGTGAAGAATTAATGCTGTGTGCCTTGATAGACGATTTATTTGAAGAAAGCTATTTAACAAGTGTGAGGCTTGGGTTTGGTTATTTAATTATTGCAGTTTCAAGAAAAATGTCTGATGAAAAAATGAAAATGATAAAAAGTGAATTATATGAACTGATGACAGAATCAGTTACCAAGCTATTAACGAAGTATGATATTGAATTTGACTGGCGTCTTGAATTAGAAGAAGATATTTCTCATGATTTTGATACTGTTTTTAAAAGCTGTCAGAAGAAATATTATAAAGGACTTAATTTGGTACTGGAAAAATAG
- a CDS encoding NADAR family protein, whose product MKDHIRKRIQQPLEIHFDQPDKPYGCFSNFSTHPIELEGELWTTLEHYLQAKKFLGTTQEKEIMHKALQAKVEQYPVIREILLSTGDATLIDCTSNDSDMLGKLWMEVRAWKPRWVPTAFLLAAMDCVSRRASV is encoded by the coding sequence ATGAAGGATCATATTCGAAAACGTATACAGCAACCTCTCGAAATTCACTTTGATCAACCAGATAAACCTTACGGCTGCTTCTCCAATTTCTCTACTCACCCAATAGAGTTGGAAGGGGAACTTTGGACAACTTTGGAACACTATCTGCAAGCCAAGAAATTTTTAGGGACTACCCAAGAAAAAGAGATCATGCACAAGGCATTACAAGCAAAAGTAGAACAGTACCCTGTCATTCGTGAAATACTGCTCTCTACTGGGGATGCCACCTTAATCGATTGTACGAGCAACGATTCAGACATGCTAGGAAAATTATGGATGGAAGTGCGTGCGTGGAAGCCTAGATGGGTACCAACCGCATTTCTACTTGCCGCCATGGATTGTGTTTCCAGAAGAGCATCCGTATAG
- a CDS encoding ImmA/IrrE family metallo-endopeptidase, translated as MAYEFGRFKSITIDKRLTTLVQRERFYHELCHILRHSGRQLMMPAAFRELQEWDARNFTRYAALPLHMLKNYDYKQPEILDTLSEQFKVTPELYADRLQRIKLKLSCNPIRFIS; from the coding sequence ATGGCATATGAATTCGGTCGTTTTAAGAGCATCACCATAGACAAAAGGCTCACCACATTAGTTCAAAGGGAGCGCTTCTATCATGAGCTATGCCATATCCTCCGTCATTCCGGACGTCAGCTAATGATGCCGGCTGCTTTTCGTGAGCTCCAAGAATGGGATGCAAGGAATTTCACAAGATACGCTGCCTTACCACTACATATGCTGAAGAACTATGATTACAAGCAGCCTGAAATATTAGATACCCTATCAGAGCAGTTTAAGGTTACACCCGAACTATATGCAGATAGATTGCAGAGAATCAAATTAAAATTGTCATGCAACCCAATTCGATTCATCTCGTAA
- a CDS encoding helix-turn-helix domain-containing protein: MILLETVGQRIRKLRKANNWTQEQFANRVNVSPQKVSNWERDYTSPSVEDIARIAQICNTESDYILTGRTSPLTSSAKSDKHLSEFENLFFFELDKLSEEDKKKALEHVRYLRYIAEQQK; encoded by the coding sequence GTGATTTTGTTGGAAACGGTTGGGCAGAGAATAAGAAAACTCAGAAAAGCTAATAACTGGACCCAAGAACAATTTGCTAATCGTGTTAATGTTTCTCCGCAAAAAGTCTCTAATTGGGAGCGCGATTACACTTCTCCTAGTGTTGAAGATATAGCTAGAATTGCTCAAATCTGCAACACTGAATCAGACTATATATTAACTGGGCGGACTTCCCCCCTTACCTCTTCAGCTAAATCAGACAAGCACCTGTCAGAATTTGAAAACCTCTTCTTTTTCGAACTGGATAAGCTCAGCGAGGAAGATAAAAAGAAAGCTTTAGAGCATGTGAGATACTTGAGATATATTGCGGAGCAACAGAAATGA
- a CDS encoding AAA family ATPase, whose translation MLPKIKKFRINKLFGYKNVNIDFDSGVMILVGENGVGKTTILNVLYYTLSTKFEKLIDIDFHSIELFFNSGNHIVISKEDLVSVEPFNKLNPNEITINNNKIVFSANEYSKNYLTEVKNTKKSTQISFNLDKLFEDINERNQRIEKQKSMILSEFNMNIIFLPTYRRVEEDLHKLGIENYKSEFIQFGMADVEKAILTITQQIKDSAIQWYSKINGEMLAELVTGIKVTPEMRNSIQTDTLKIVLDRVGDNISDELKQSIDILLENERLFNGEYDPLIYFLSNLIKVYQKQRKYDERIQQFVKVCNNYLRNKLTYDESKVEILFKQHGKDIKLTNLSSGEKQIVSLFSKIYLDSNKDFIILFDEPELSLSIDWQQKLLPDIIGSSRCKFMFVVTHSPFIFDNELDNDARSLSSYISEE comes from the coding sequence ATGCTACCTAAAATTAAAAAATTTCGGATAAATAAACTTTTCGGCTACAAAAACGTAAATATTGATTTTGATTCAGGTGTAATGATTTTAGTGGGCGAAAATGGTGTAGGTAAAACAACAATTCTTAATGTCTTGTACTATACTCTATCTACAAAATTCGAGAAATTAATCGACATTGATTTCCATTCTATTGAATTGTTTTTTAACAGTGGAAACCATATTGTCATTAGTAAAGAAGATCTTGTTTCAGTAGAACCATTTAATAAATTAAACCCTAATGAGATTACTATTAATAATAACAAAATTGTATTTAGTGCAAATGAATATTCAAAGAATTATCTCACAGAGGTAAAAAATACTAAGAAAAGTACTCAGATCAGCTTTAATTTGGATAAACTCTTTGAGGATATAAACGAAAGAAATCAAAGAATAGAAAAACAAAAAAGTATGATATTATCAGAATTTAATATGAATATTATTTTCCTTCCTACATATCGACGAGTAGAAGAAGACCTTCATAAGCTTGGAATTGAGAATTATAAAAGTGAATTTATTCAATTTGGTATGGCTGATGTAGAAAAAGCCATCCTTACCATCACACAGCAAATTAAAGACTCAGCTATACAGTGGTACTCCAAAATTAATGGAGAAATGCTAGCAGAGTTAGTAACAGGCATTAAAGTAACTCCAGAAATGAGAAACAGCATTCAAACAGATACTCTTAAAATTGTCCTAGATAGAGTCGGAGATAATATAAGCGATGAGTTAAAACAAAGTATTGATATACTTTTAGAAAACGAGCGACTCTTTAACGGGGAATATGATCCTCTGATATATTTCCTATCAAATTTAATAAAAGTTTATCAAAAACAAAGAAAATACGACGAAAGAATTCAACAGTTTGTTAAGGTGTGCAATAATTATCTCCGAAATAAATTGACATATGATGAGAGCAAAGTAGAAATTTTATTTAAGCAACACGGGAAAGATATCAAATTAACGAATTTGTCTTCTGGTGAAAAACAGATAGTCTCTCTCTTCTCTAAAATTTATTTAGATTCAAACAAAGATTTCATTATTTTGTTTGATGAACCGGAGTTGTCGCTGTCAATTGACTGGCAGCAAAAGTTACTCCCAGATATCATCGGTTCAAGTAGATGTAAGTTCATGTTCGTAGTTACACATTCACCTTTTATTTTCGATAATGAACTCGATAATGACGCTAGATCGTTAAGTTCATACATCTCGGAGGAGTAA
- a CDS encoding recombinase family protein yields the protein MLRLAVYARVNSDDQAERGTIENQLEFACKYADLHQLEIVKWYKDDGVTGTILLEARPAGRELLQDAKNGTIDLLLIYRLDRLGRSARIILNSVHDLESDGVKIRSMTEPFDTGDPSGRFLLTILAGVADLERETILERLWYGANRAARSGKWLGGIVPVWLPRRQ from the coding sequence ATGTTGCGGTTAGCTGTTTATGCACGTGTCAATTCAGACGATCAAGCAGAACGTGGTACGATCGAAAACCAACTTGAATTTGCTTGTAAGTATGCGGATCTTCATCAATTAGAAATCGTTAAGTGGTACAAGGATGACGGCGTTACTGGAACAATCCTACTAGAAGCTCGTCCAGCCGGCCGTGAGTTATTACAAGATGCTAAGAATGGAACGATTGATCTCCTTCTCATCTATCGCTTAGACCGACTTGGACGATCCGCCAGAATCATCCTGAATTCCGTTCACGATCTAGAAAGTGACGGTGTTAAAATTCGCTCTATGACGGAGCCGTTTGATACTGGTGACCCATCCGGACGCTTCCTCCTAACCATTCTGGCTGGAGTTGCTGACTTGGAACGGGAGACCATCCTGGAACGTCTATGGTACGGCGCAAACCGCGCTGCACGGTCCGGTAAATGGCTTGGAGGTATTGTCCCCGTATGGTTACCGCGTAGACAGTGA
- a CDS encoding recombinase family protein, translating to MSPYGYRVDSDGYLEICEDLLPNSDMTEAGVVRLIFHMLANQGHSCIKVSNYLNALGIPTSYAKDDRKITRGKRKENTAGIWRPSRIRGIITNTSYKGVHFYGKRSTRKRDVIEREVPAIVDVETWEKAQKVLRSNQIEAMRNIKNQYLLRSLLKCQCCGLTYVGIHYPGSKRALKGYYTCTGKQAYNGPMQGKCTSKNLPQDWIEDLVWRDCLAFINQPGETLQEIAAAREVIQTEKVDLESEIALIQKSIDDKDIERQSILDLFRKSIITFTDLEKQIQKINQEKEILEQRIKEIRTSLQVDRDYSTKVMNAFQLLTSLRNKLDDNPSFETRREIVKALVQRIQVYTTPSVGSKRPRSSVTVQYCFAKDIIYTDKDCTNQLT from the coding sequence TTGTCCCCGTATGGTTACCGCGTAGACAGTGATGGCTATCTGGAGATTTGTGAAGACCTACTCCCTAACTCCGATATGACAGAGGCAGGTGTTGTTCGACTGATCTTTCACATGTTAGCTAACCAAGGCCATTCATGTATAAAAGTCTCCAACTACTTAAATGCATTAGGTATCCCTACGTCATACGCAAAGGATGATCGAAAAATTACTCGTGGGAAACGTAAAGAGAATACGGCGGGTATCTGGCGCCCCTCAAGAATACGTGGGATCATTACGAATACCTCTTACAAGGGAGTACATTTCTACGGAAAACGCAGTACACGAAAACGCGATGTAATTGAACGTGAAGTCCCAGCCATCGTTGATGTAGAAACGTGGGAAAAAGCACAGAAAGTCCTTCGAAGTAACCAAATAGAAGCTATGCGTAACATCAAGAATCAGTATTTACTACGTAGCTTACTAAAGTGTCAGTGCTGCGGATTAACTTATGTGGGGATTCATTATCCAGGAAGCAAACGAGCTCTAAAAGGGTACTACACTTGCACAGGTAAACAAGCATATAATGGCCCAATGCAAGGTAAATGTACTTCGAAAAATTTGCCCCAGGATTGGATTGAGGATCTTGTGTGGAGGGATTGCTTAGCCTTTATAAATCAGCCAGGGGAAACCCTTCAGGAGATTGCTGCAGCTAGGGAAGTAATACAGACTGAGAAGGTCGATTTGGAATCAGAGATAGCACTTATTCAAAAGAGCATAGATGATAAAGACATAGAACGTCAGAGCATCCTGGACCTCTTTCGTAAAAGCATCATCACTTTTACCGATTTAGAGAAACAGATTCAAAAAATTAATCAAGAGAAAGAGATCCTCGAGCAACGAATAAAAGAAATACGGACCTCGCTGCAAGTTGACCGCGATTACTCTACTAAGGTAATGAATGCTTTTCAATTACTCACATCACTCCGAAACAAACTAGATGACAATCCCTCATTCGAAACTCGACGTGAAATTGTGAAGGCTTTAGTCCAACGCATACAGGTATATACAACACCTAGCGTAGGTTCAAAGCGCCCTCGCTCTTCAGTCACCGTCCAGTATTGTTTTGCCAAGGATATTATCTACACGGATAAGGATTGCACGAATCAATTAACATAA
- a CDS encoding nucleotidyltransferase domain-containing protein, which translates to MREIILEKLKDIEQAHELKVLFAVESGSRAWGFPSKDSDYDVRFVYVKKPEWYLSIDDKRDVVEEPINDLLDINGWDIRKALKLFRKSNPPLQEWLVSDIVYLDTLGFRDELARLQEEVFSPKASLHHYLSMAKGNFRDYLQGEQVKIKKYFYVLRPILACIWIETYHTNPPIGFDQLVAELITDSTLKSKISELLQRKIAGDKLNLEPRIGELHHFIEEQIERLTALASQYTNDLGDPTEKLDEIFRKYLQKAWIIS; encoded by the coding sequence TTGAGAGAGATCATCTTGGAAAAGTTAAAAGACATCGAGCAAGCGCATGAATTAAAAGTACTGTTCGCTGTTGAATCGGGAAGCCGGGCATGGGGATTCCCGTCCAAAGATAGCGATTATGATGTGCGTTTTGTCTATGTGAAGAAACCGGAATGGTATTTGTCCATTGATGATAAACGGGATGTTGTGGAAGAACCAATCAATGACCTCTTAGATATAAACGGCTGGGATATTCGAAAAGCGCTCAAGCTATTTCGAAAGTCGAATCCACCCCTACAAGAATGGCTTGTGTCGGACATCGTTTATCTCGATACACTAGGCTTTCGAGATGAGCTGGCAAGGTTGCAAGAAGAAGTATTTTCGCCAAAGGCTTCCTTGCATCATTACCTCAGTATGGCCAAAGGGAATTTTCGAGACTATCTGCAAGGTGAGCAAGTCAAAATCAAAAAATATTTCTATGTGTTACGCCCGATCCTCGCGTGCATCTGGATCGAAACGTATCATACGAATCCCCCCATTGGATTTGATCAGCTGGTTGCAGAGCTGATAACCGATTCTACATTAAAAAGTAAAATTTCTGAGCTGCTCCAAAGAAAAATAGCTGGGGATAAGTTGAACTTGGAGCCAAGAATCGGAGAGCTTCACCATTTTATTGAGGAACAAATTGAGCGTCTGACTGCACTGGCTAGCCAATATACAAATGATCTGGGGGACCCAACAGAAAAGCTGGATGAGATATTTCGGAAGTATTTGCAGAAGGCGTGGATAATCAGTTAG
- a CDS encoding DUF4435 domain-containing protein: MDHLEKLRASRDKESVSYKRFMELLERNKDAVFCFVEGEDSKYYAAKIESIEPSYKYHFINSKGKEGVLKLFRLITGISEYDLIKTLYFVDRDFDELIDNPHIYETPCYSIENLYTTKNTICRVLQREFQLDETDDDYYTALHAFSTHQSEFHDAMDQINAWIACHRDLSKQGITTRLNLSDLNPSNLVTVSLTGVTQKYSFDSLIEMFPHAAEIDQETLENKLRSFRSIDRQKWYRGKFELFFFKKFIEILSEDSNRRHPFLFSTKRKNQLQLSANVLSELSQYAEFPECLRTYVKRIISQDQLQEAIM; the protein is encoded by the coding sequence ATGGATCACCTTGAAAAATTGAGAGCTAGTCGTGATAAAGAATCAGTTTCCTATAAACGTTTTATGGAATTGCTTGAAAGAAATAAAGATGCAGTTTTTTGTTTTGTTGAGGGTGAAGACAGTAAATATTACGCAGCAAAGATTGAATCAATTGAACCATCATATAAATATCACTTCATTAATTCCAAGGGAAAAGAGGGAGTTTTAAAACTATTCCGCTTGATTACTGGAATTAGTGAATATGATCTAATTAAGACTCTGTATTTTGTAGATAGAGACTTTGATGAACTAATTGACAATCCCCATATTTATGAGACCCCTTGCTATTCAATAGAAAATCTTTATACTACTAAAAACACTATCTGTAGAGTATTACAGAGAGAGTTCCAACTTGATGAGACAGATGATGATTACTATACAGCATTACATGCATTTTCAACTCATCAATCAGAGTTTCATGATGCAATGGACCAGATAAATGCATGGATAGCTTGTCACAGAGATCTTTCGAAGCAAGGGATTACCACAAGGCTTAATTTGAGTGATTTAAACCCTTCTAATTTAGTCACTGTTAGTCTGACAGGAGTTACTCAAAAATATAGTTTCGACTCATTGATAGAAATGTTTCCTCATGCAGCTGAAATAGATCAAGAAACCTTAGAAAATAAACTGAGATCTTTTAGGTCCATTGATCGACAAAAGTGGTATAGAGGAAAGTTCGAACTTTTTTTCTTCAAAAAATTTATAGAAATTCTATCAGAAGATAGTAACAGAAGACACCCGTTTCTTTTCTCCACCAAAAGAAAAAACCAATTACAATTATCTGCTAATGTACTCTCAGAGCTTTCACAGTATGCCGAATTTCCTGAATGTCTTCGAACGTATGTGAAACGGATCATCTCACAAGATCAACTACAAGAAGCAATTATGTAA
- a CDS encoding RNA 2'-phosphotransferase yields the protein MDYQKLSKELSYALRHAPHEYELELDEQGWVPIKQLLLSLHEQRKWRAVTEEDLHKMIALSEKKRHEINQGKIRALYGHSVPQKIHKEEKEPPAYLFHGTPQRFLDSILASGLVPKGRQYVHLSEDVQTAQQVGKRRDDHPVLLRIDARQAWQDGVKFYHGNELVWLADHVQKEYISVYQK from the coding sequence ATGGATTATCAAAAATTGAGTAAAGAATTGTCCTATGCGCTTCGTCATGCCCCCCATGAATATGAGCTTGAGTTAGACGAACAAGGATGGGTACCTATCAAGCAATTGCTTTTGTCACTTCATGAACAGCGAAAGTGGCGAGCGGTTACCGAAGAAGATTTACATAAGATGATTGCGTTATCAGAAAAAAAGCGTCATGAGATCAATCAAGGCAAAATTCGCGCCCTGTATGGACATTCAGTGCCGCAAAAGATTCACAAGGAAGAAAAAGAACCGCCTGCGTATCTTTTTCATGGCACGCCGCAAAGATTCCTCGATTCTATTTTGGCTAGCGGGCTTGTTCCAAAAGGAAGACAGTACGTGCATCTGTCTGAAGACGTCCAAACAGCACAGCAGGTTGGGAAAAGACGAGACGATCATCCCGTCCTTTTGCGAATCGATGCGAGGCAAGCTTGGCAAGATGGTGTGAAGTTTTACCATGGAAATGAGCTCGTTTGGTTGGCAGATCACGTGCAAAAAGAATACATCTCTGTCTATCAGAAGTAG